One genomic segment of Coffea arabica cultivar ET-39 chromosome 6e, Coffea Arabica ET-39 HiFi, whole genome shotgun sequence includes these proteins:
- the LOC140009911 gene encoding uncharacterized protein — MPAWYNPQAVCAYHSGAPGHATFDCKALKHKIQDMVEAGEIVIRKREAQGPNVNRNPLPEHANIIGVILDDTEYVEPVKELTREAEVFGVTDQPFVIELPFEEDEKPFVLDLTPAESEALEPVIIEFPKQEPVLSLQQVPWNYNEPTVQIGEKSIAKEEVSVVTRSGKIVSPFEATIPIQANNSEPPAKPTITEKEALDFLKRLQRSEYNVIEKLSKSPAQISMLDLLFSSDVHRDALIEVLTKAQIPRDISVDNFSHVVGSVLFTKQITFSDDELPAEGIGHNKALYIVVRCNGKRLPKVLIDNGSALNICPWSTLEKLGLQDIKLRPSGTIVRGFDGAQREPIGEVDLVVEMGPAQFQITCQVMHFPSVYNVLLGRPWIHKSGAVPSSLHQLLKFVVNDKLITIFAEEDCLVIIDSESKEEGSRSSTVTPHSTSDIVSVSWITKEEQALSRASVMMAKEMIRGGYEFDKGLGRDLQGILKPVEIVEKNDSFGLGFRPTAKDIREMKERKKAEKEGSQ; from the exons ATGCCCGCGTGGTATAATCCACAagctgtctgtgcttatcattctggggCCCCCGGACATGCCACCTTTGATTGCAAGGCGCTTAAGCATAAAATCCAAGATATGGTTGAAGCCGGGGAGATTGTAATCCGGAAAAGGGAGGCGCAAGGGCCGAACGTAAATAGGAACCCTTTACCGGAACATGCCAATATCATTGGGGTTATTCTGGATGATACGGAGTATGTGGAACCGGTCAAAGAATTGACAAGggaagctgaagtgtttggggtcacagaccaaccCTTTGTCATAGAATTGCCATTTGAAGAGGACGAAAAGCCCTTTGTTTTGGATCTCACGCCAGCGGAGAGTGAGGCTTTGGAGCCAGTAATCATCGAATTCCCGAAGCAGGAGCCTGTTCTGAGTCTGCAACAAGTGCCATGGAATTACAATGAACCTACTGTACAGATTGGGGAAAAGTCAATCGCGAAGGAAGAAGTGTCAGTGGTCACCAGATCAGGGAAAATCGTAAGTCCATTTGAAGCTACCATTCCGATTCAAGCAAATAATTCCGAGCCACCCGCCAAACCAACAATCACTGAGAAGGAAGCCTTGGATTTTCTTAAAAGGCTCCAGAGAAGTGAATACAATGTGATTGAGAAGCTAAGCAAGTCACCTGCCCAGATATCCATGTTGGATTTACTTTTTTCTTCAGATGTGCATAGGGATGCGTTGATCGAGGTATTGACTAAAGCTCAAATCCCTAGGGACATTTCTGTTGATAATTTTTCGCACGTGGTTGGGAGTGTGTTATTCACCAAGCAAATTACTTTTTCTGACGATGAATTGCCGGCggaaggcattggacataacaagGCCCTGTACATAGTTGTTAGGTGCAATGGGAAAAGGCTGCCGAAGGTTTTGATTGATAATGGATCCGcgcttaatatctgtccttggagcACCTTGGAAAAGCTGGGATTGCAAGACatcaagctgaggccttcagggaccataGTTCGAGGTTTTGATGGAGCACAAAGAGAGCCAATAGGAGAAGTGGATTTAGTAGTTGAAATGGGACCCGCCCAGTTTCAAATAACctgccaagtcatgcactttCCTAGTGTTTACAACGTTTTGCTTGGCaggccatggattcacaagtctGGGGCGGTGCCTTCTTCATTACATCAGTTGTTGAAATTTGTAGTAAATGACAAGCTGATAACTATATTTGCCGAAGAGGATTGCCTTGTAATCATCGATTCCGAGTCCAAAGAAGAGGGTAGCCGAAGCTCCACAGTGACCCCTCATAGCACATCTGATATTGTCTCCGTCAGTTGGATAACAAAGGAGGAGCAAGCTCTATCAAGggccagtgtcatgatggctaaGGAGATGATCCGTGGAGGCTATGAATTTGACAAAGGGCTGGGACGAGATCTGCAAGGAATTTTAAAGCCAGTGGAGATTGTGGAGAAAAATGATTCGTTTGGTTTGGGTTTCCGACCGACTGCTAAGGATATCAGAGAAATGAAGGAGCGCAAGAAAGCggagaaagaaggaag ccaatga